A region of the Pseudomonas sp. A34-9 genome:
GCTGGCAGAGCTGGACCGGTTGTTCGAGGCACAGCGGGCCGCGTATGCCGCGAACCCGATGCCACCCGCCGCCCAGCGCCAGCAATGGCTCAAAGCGCTGAGCGATTTGCTGAGTAACGAGCGTCAGGCATTGATCGAGGCGATCAGCTCCGATTTCAGTCATCGCAGCGCCGATGAAACCCTGCTCGCCGAGCTGATGCCGAGCTTGCACGGCATTCATTACGCCAGCCGTCACCTCAAAGGCTGGATGAAAGCTTCGCGGCGCAAGGTCGGTATTGCGTTCCAGCCAGCGTCGGCGAAAGTGGTGTATCAGCCTCTGGGCGTAGTCGGCGTCATCGTGCCGTGGAATTACCCGCTGTATCTGGCGGTCGGCCCGCTGGTCGGCGCCTTGGCGGCAGGCAATCGAGTGATGCTCAAACTCAGTGAATCGACCCCGGCCACCGGCTTGTTGATGAAAGCGTTGCTGGCGAGAATTTTCCCCGAAGACCTGGTCTGCGTGGTGCTCGGTGAAGCCGACATCGGCGTGGCGTTCTCCCGCCTGCGCTTCGATCACTTGCTGTTTACCGGCGCCACCAGCATCGGTAAACACGTGATGCGCGCCGCCGCCGAAAACCTGACCCCGGTGACACTCGAACTGGGCGGCAAGTCGCCGGCTATCGTCTCCCGCGATGTGCCGCTCAAGGATGCTGCCGAGCGCATCGCCTTCGGTAAAACCCTCAACGCCGGCCAGACCTGTGTCGCCCCGGATTACGTACTGGTCCCGGAAGAGCGTGTGGGTGCTTTCGTCGAAGCCTATCGCCAGGCCGTGCAGGGTTTTTACCCGACACTGACCGACAATCCGGACTACACGGCGATCATCAACGAACGCCAACTGGCGCGGCTCAACGGCTACGTAAGCGACGCCACGAGCAAGGGCGCGCTGCTGATTCCGCTGTTCGAGCAGGGTCAGGGCCGGCGCATGCCGCACAGCGTGCTGCTGAATGTCAGCGACGAGATGACGGTGATGCAGGACGAAATCTTCGGGCCGCTGCTGCCGATAGTGCCGTATCAGGATCTGGAGCAGGCATTCGCTTACATCAATCAGAGGCCACGTCCTC
Encoded here:
- a CDS encoding coniferyl aldehyde dehydrogenase, giving the protein MTADIAYLQTLQQPLAELDRLFEAQRAAYAANPMPPAAQRQQWLKALSDLLSNERQALIEAISSDFSHRSADETLLAELMPSLHGIHYASRHLKGWMKASRRKVGIAFQPASAKVVYQPLGVVGVIVPWNYPLYLAVGPLVGALAAGNRVMLKLSESTPATGLLMKALLARIFPEDLVCVVLGEADIGVAFSRLRFDHLLFTGATSIGKHVMRAAAENLTPVTLELGGKSPAIVSRDVPLKDAAERIAFGKTLNAGQTCVAPDYVLVPEERVGAFVEAYRQAVQGFYPTLTDNPDYTAIINERQLARLNGYVSDATSKGALLIPLFEQGQGRRMPHSVLLNVSDEMTVMQDEIFGPLLPIVPYQDLEQAFAYINQRPRPLALYYFGYDKREQTRVLHETHSGGVCLNDTLLHVAQDDMPFGGIGASGMGHYHGHEGFLTFSKAKGVLIKQRFNAARLIYPPYGTSMQKLIQKLFIR